One genomic segment of Pseudorasbora parva isolate DD20220531a chromosome 6, ASM2467924v1, whole genome shotgun sequence includes these proteins:
- the LOC137079529 gene encoding E3 SUMO-protein ligase ZBED1-like — MMSSRKRSDVWTHFVATSATDAKCNICKKNFSTKGGSTSNLRRHLKTSHPTLLLAQVRTEVEDGGPAAAGAVSTTSTSSAGYSTSLAGTSSAESSIPAAPTTIQGAVRSRRPQQQSSMSSFITRPMDPLRQNKLDEALVKMIACDFQPFSIVEDKGFKEYSLLLDQSYSLPSRKTLTKTVMPRLYEKLRADIMDKIKIASAVCLTTDCWTSVTTTSYMAVTCHFIEDFQMTSYLLDCFVLTERHTAAHLASELTRVTNEWGVVDKIVACVTDNASNIVSALKDHLHWDHIPCFAHVLNLIVRAALKEVQEILQKVKSTVEFFHRSTVASDKLKATQKQMGQEQLRLKQDVATRWNSTFYMLKRFIDIKEPIISTMALINASLPTLSPDEWEMCREIVDIIHPFEQVTTEVSAEKFVTASKIILMTRGLQRIVARNQRNPSSFAPVKKLVDTLMSAMTKRFDRVELIEKLADATCLDPRFKKQAFVNHQAAEDTVKRVTAAAAAINPTHTEEEHPPDSGAYSSAGAMFWEDFDERVASLRPSATTSTTSDAMVEMRAYLAEPLLPRTSDPLAWWRRCSAVYKSLSEVMKARLCIVATSVPSERVFSKTGQIISDRRNRLSPAKCRVKRVKMDAEQTDTVLVARKNAASVIWRYFGYKIYDTEQREHLKRQREKYDECMKVKAQIRDMLPIYTVNKGGFQKMIRTLDKRYQLPLRNYFSQVAIPELYNKCRCKVQLEMAMLMFFFNKYGPVVKQNN; from the exons ATGATGAGCTCTAGAAAAAGGAGTGATGTTTGGACTCATTTTGTGGCAACTTCGGCCACTGACGCAAAATGCAACATCTGCAAGAAGAATTTTTCCACCAAAGGAGGAAGCACTTCAAATTTGAGAAGACACCTGAAAACCTCACATCCAACTTTGCTGTTAGCACAAGTTAGAACAGAGGTTGAAGATGGTGGCCCTGCAGCAGCTGGAGCTGTTTCCACCACCAGCACCTCTTCAGCTGGATATTCGACTTCTTTGGCTGGCACCTCATCTGCAGAATCCAGTATACCAGCAGCACCCACCACCATCCAAGGAGCAGTTAGGTCAAGGAGGCCACAACAGCAATCCTCTATGAGCAGCTTCATTACACGACCAATGGATCCATTAAGACAGAACAAACTAGATGAGGCTCTGGTCAAAATGATTGCTTGTGACTTTCAGCCCTTTTCTATAGTGGAGGATAAGGGCTTTAAGGAATACTCACTTCTTCTGGACCAATCATACAGCCTACCTAGCAGAAAAACACTTACAAAAACTGTAATGCCTAGGCTGTATGAGAAGTTAAGGGCAGACATCATGGATAAAATCAAGATTGCATCTGCTGTATGTCTTACAACAGACTGCTGGACCTCTGTGACTACCACAAGTTACATGGCTGTGACTTGCCATTTCATAGAGGACTTTCAGATGACCTCCTATCTCCTGGACTGCTTTGTCTTGACTGAGAGACACACTGCTGCTCACCTGGCAAGTGAGCTGACCAGGGTTACAAATGAATGGGGTGTGGTTGACAAAATTGTAGCCTGTGTCACAGACAATGCCAGCAACATTGTTTCAGCCCTGAAAGACCACCTCCACTGGGATCACATACCTTGTTTTGCCCATGTGCTGAACCTTATTGTGAGAGCTGCACTGAAAGAGGTCCAGGAAATATTGCAAAAGGTAAAGTCAACTGTTGAGTTCTTCCATAGAAGCACAGTTGCTTCAGATAAGCTGAAGGCCACGCAAAAACAAATGGGTCAAGAGCAGCTGCGTTTAAAACAGGACGTGGCCACAAGGTGGAATTCAACATTTTATATGTTGAAAAGATTTATTGACATCAAAGAGCCAATTATCTCTACAATGGCTCTTATCAATGCATCTCTGCCAACCCTGTCACCAGATGAATGGGAAATGTGCAGAGAAATCGTGGATATCATTCATCCATTTGAGCAGGTCACTACTGAAGTGAGTGCAGAAAA GTTTGTGACTGCCTCCAAAATCATATTGATGACTAGAGGTCTTCAGAGGATTGTTGCCCGGAATCAAAGGAATCCCTCCAGCTTTGCACCAGTAAAAAAACTAGTGGATACCCTGATGTCAGCAATGACTAAACGGTTTGACAGGGTGGAGCTCATTGAGAAGCTTGCTGATGCAACTTGCTTGGATCCAAGGTTCAAAAAGCAAGCCTTTGTCAACCACCAGGCAGCCGAAGACACAGTGAAAAGGGTTACAGCAGCTGCAGCAGCGATTAACCCAACTCACACTGAAGAGGAGCATCCTCCAGATTCTGGTGCGTATTCCAGTGCAGGGGCCATGTTTTGGGAAGACTTTGATGAGAGGGTAGCAAGCTTAAGGCCTTCTGCTACCACTTCAACTACATCAGATGCTATGGTGGAGATGCGGGCCTACCTTGCAGAGCCACTCTTACCCCGCACATCAGACCCTCTGGCATGGTGGAGGAGATGTTCAGCTGTTtataaaagcctttctgaggTCATGAAGGCTAGACTTTGCATCGTGGCCACATCTGTGCCATCAGAAAGAGTATTTTCGAAGACTGGGCAGATTATCTCGGACAGAAGAAACAGGCTCAGCCCAGCCAAG TGCAGAGTGAAACGGGTGAAGATGGATGCCGAGCAGACGGACACCGTATTGGTGGCCAGAAAAAATGCTGCCTCAGTTATATGGCGATATTTTGGCTATAAGATATACGACACTGAGCAGAGAGAG CACCTGAAACGGCAAAGAGAAAAGTATGATGAATGCATGAAGGTAAAAGCCCAGATTA GAGACATGTTGCCCATATACACCGTTAACAAGGGCGGATTTCAGAAAATGATCCGCACACTGGACAAGAGGTACCAGCTGCCCTTGCGGAACTATTTCTCTCAAGTTGCAATCCCTGAACTTTACAACAAATGCCGTTGCAAGGTTCAACTGGAAATGGCtatgttgatgttttttttcaacaaataCGGACCTGTGGTCAAGCAGAACAACTGA